A genomic window from Salvia miltiorrhiza cultivar Shanhuang (shh) chromosome 5, IMPLAD_Smil_shh, whole genome shotgun sequence includes:
- the LOC130985128 gene encoding salt tolerance receptor-like cytoplasmic kinase 1 isoform X2, with translation MKDNSDVDAVGERGGGVGDGDCEGLKRRRRREVEEWRDEGEVVLGEDEAAVATDGADEVTVAGAGDGEFGGEADCLWVGPHDLNVNGKKEFEQQMEVLGRLRHPNLIGLKAYYFARDEKLLVHEFMPNGNLFWLLHEAVKMRTMMRLTLALANSGSTRGLVGGTLTRKAWNLFSQLMMRLPNKL, from the exons ATGAAAGACAATTCAGACGTCGACGCCGTGGGAGAGAGGGGCGGCGGCGTCGGAGACGGTGATTGCGAGGGTTTGAAGCGGCGGAGAAGACGTGAGGTTGAGGAGTGGCGGGACGAGGGGGAGGTGGTGCTCGGAGAGGACGAGGCGGCGGTAGCGACGGACGGCGCGGATGAGGTAACGGTGGCGGGGGCTGGAGATGGTGAATTTGGGGGAGAGGCGGATTGCTTGTGGGTGGGGCCACATGATTTGAATGTGAACGGGAAGAAGGAGTTTGAGCAGCAAATGGAGGTGTTGGGCCGCCTACGCCACCCTAATTTGATCGGATTGAAGGCTTACTATTTCGCTAGGGATGAGAAATTGTTGGTTCATGAATTCATGCCTAATGGAAACTTGTTTTGGCTACTTCATG AAGCAGTGAAGATGAGGACGATGATGAGGCTAACTCTGGCTTTGGCCAACTCTGGAAGCACAAGAGGATTAGTGGGTGGAACTTTAACGAGGAAGGCTTGGAACCTGTTTTCCCAGCTGATGATGCGGCTGCCAAACAAGTTGTAA
- the LOC130985128 gene encoding salt tolerance receptor-like cytoplasmic kinase 1 isoform X3 yields MKDNSDVDAVGERGGGVGDGDCEGLKRRRRREVEEWRDEGEVVLGEDEAAVATDGADEVTVAGAGDGEFGGEADCLWVGPHDLNVNGKKEFEQQMEVLGRLRHPNLIGLKAYYFARDEKLLVHEFMPNGNLFWLLHVCSVWALNSDFMSIWNRFP; encoded by the exons ATGAAAGACAATTCAGACGTCGACGCCGTGGGAGAGAGGGGCGGCGGCGTCGGAGACGGTGATTGCGAGGGTTTGAAGCGGCGGAGAAGACGTGAGGTTGAGGAGTGGCGGGACGAGGGGGAGGTGGTGCTCGGAGAGGACGAGGCGGCGGTAGCGACGGACGGCGCGGATGAGGTAACGGTGGCGGGGGCTGGAGATGGTGAATTTGGGGGAGAGGCGGATTGCTTGTGGGTGGGGCCACATGATTTGAATGTGAACGGGAAGAAGGAGTTTGAGCAGCAAATGGAGGTGTTGGGCCGCCTACGCCACCCTAATTTGATCGGATTGAAGGCTTACTATTTCGCTAGGGATGAGAAATTGTTGGTTCATGAATTCATGCCTAATGGAAACTTGTTTTGGCTACTTCATG TTTGTTCAGTTTGGGCTCTGAATTCTGATTTTATGAGCATCTGGAATAGGTTCCCGTAG
- the LOC130985128 gene encoding salt tolerance receptor-like cytoplasmic kinase 1 isoform X1, with the protein MKDNSDVDAVGERGGGVGDGDCEGLKRRRRREVEEWRDEGEVVLGEDEAAVATDGADEVTVAGAGDGEFGGEADCLWVGPHDLNVNGKKEFEQQMEVLGRLRHPNLIGLKAYYFARDEKLLVHEFMPNGNLFWLLHAEAVKMRTMMRLTLALANSGSTRGLVGGTLTRKAWNLFSQLMMRLPNKL; encoded by the exons ATGAAAGACAATTCAGACGTCGACGCCGTGGGAGAGAGGGGCGGCGGCGTCGGAGACGGTGATTGCGAGGGTTTGAAGCGGCGGAGAAGACGTGAGGTTGAGGAGTGGCGGGACGAGGGGGAGGTGGTGCTCGGAGAGGACGAGGCGGCGGTAGCGACGGACGGCGCGGATGAGGTAACGGTGGCGGGGGCTGGAGATGGTGAATTTGGGGGAGAGGCGGATTGCTTGTGGGTGGGGCCACATGATTTGAATGTGAACGGGAAGAAGGAGTTTGAGCAGCAAATGGAGGTGTTGGGCCGCCTACGCCACCCTAATTTGATCGGATTGAAGGCTTACTATTTCGCTAGGGATGAGAAATTGTTGGTTCATGAATTCATGCCTAATGGAAACTTGTTTTGGCTACTTCATG CAGAAGCAGTGAAGATGAGGACGATGATGAGGCTAACTCTGGCTTTGGCCAACTCTGGAAGCACAAGAGGATTAGTGGGTGGAACTTTAACGAGGAAGGCTTGGAACCTGTTTTCCCAGCTGATGATGCGGCTGCCAAACAAGTTGTAA